The Planococcus liqunii genome includes a region encoding these proteins:
- a CDS encoding PspA/IM30 family protein produces the protein MFQFFKRVQTYVESELNAALDKAEDPVKMLDQFMRDMALDIREAETAVAKQLANEKILKKKYDDASSMVEKRQQQAVEAIEAGNEDLARRALEDKQNHVVQANSMKEAHERAASDSTVLREKLAEMKREYEQMQIKKDSLKARAESAKTRTKINRTMSSVGSDESRQGFERMEEKVMHLEAEAETSEDMRSGSRSLDDEFEDLKKGSSVDNELAALKKQLGKE, from the coding sequence ATGTTTCAATTTTTTAAGCGTGTGCAAACCTATGTAGAATCCGAACTGAATGCAGCACTTGATAAAGCGGAAGACCCGGTAAAAATGCTGGATCAATTTATGCGGGATATGGCACTGGATATCCGGGAAGCCGAAACAGCCGTCGCCAAACAGCTGGCCAACGAAAAAATATTGAAAAAGAAATACGACGATGCCAGCAGCATGGTCGAAAAACGCCAGCAGCAAGCTGTGGAAGCGATTGAAGCCGGAAATGAGGACTTGGCCCGCCGTGCGCTCGAAGACAAGCAGAACCATGTCGTTCAGGCGAATTCCATGAAAGAAGCCCACGAACGGGCAGCAAGCGACTCGACGGTGCTGCGCGAAAAATTGGCGGAAATGAAACGTGAATATGAACAAATGCAAATTAAAAAAGATTCCTTGAAAGCACGCGCCGAATCGGCGAAAACGCGGACGAAAATCAACCGCACCATGAGCTCCGTTGGAAGCGATGAATCGCGGCAAGGGTTCGAGCGGATGGAAGAAAAAGTCATGCACCTGGAAGCGGAAGCCGAGACATCTGAAGATATGCGTTCTGGTTCGCGCAGCCTGGACGATGAATTTGAAGACCTTAAAAAAGGCAGCTCAGTGGACAATGAACTGGCAGCGCTTAAAAAACAGCTTGGAAAAGAATAA
- a CDS encoding MazG nucleotide pyrophosphohydrolase domain-containing protein, which produces MKEAQAFAKQYQKEMGWSIEDGDYEKNRASLLNNYMLLTTEVAEIAEELRKAFNLTYKYVQNGMDKEEAFRLASETVKEDIGKEMADCLAYIMKFANFFDIDLEESFYGKMEEVKNRQNKDASAKTTS; this is translated from the coding sequence ATGAAGGAAGCACAGGCATTTGCAAAGCAGTACCAAAAAGAAATGGGCTGGAGCATTGAAGACGGGGATTATGAAAAAAACCGGGCTTCGCTATTGAACAACTACATGCTGCTGACGACGGAAGTGGCCGAAATCGCGGAAGAACTGCGTAAAGCGTTTAACCTGACTTATAAATATGTACAGAATGGCATGGATAAAGAAGAGGCGTTTCGCTTGGCGTCGGAAACCGTAAAAGAAGACATCGGTAAAGAAATGGCCGATTGCCTCGCTTACATCATGAAGTTTGCAAACTTCTTTGACATTGATTTGGAAGAAAGTTTTTATGGCAAGATGGAAGAAGTCAAAAACCGGCAAAATAAAGATGCATCAGCCAAAACTACTTCATAA
- a CDS encoding polyamine aminopropyltransferase, which translates to MVLQQESVRQSRAIYYASGIVSICGIIFEVLFGALGSYILGDGVKQYTLTISLFLTGMGIGAYISEKMTRHLIASFIWIEYSIGIIGGFSAMLLFGVTAYLPPGTGSLFLYSVILIVGSLTGVELPILIRKANEIGVSLQKSAAKVLFSDYAGGLVGGLLFLFLLRPYFGLVKTSFLVALINVAVALWIVFRFKHELKRFKLHAAFGVFFLAVLIVGALFGEQAAFHFEQQLYKDPVIFSEQTSYQKIILTKQQGDTRLYLDGQLQFSSLDEHRYHEILVHPPMAAAARHDRVLVLGGGDGLAVRELLKYDDLGQVDLIDLDPKMTELAQSNHLLTELNGGSLSNPKVNVVNEDAFRFLETADGFYDVIIIDLPDPNNESLNKLYTTEFYSLARNHLHPDGAMMVQATSPVFAPQVYWTIDKTIQSTGLQTENLHADIPSFGGWGYVLASRAEVQAEGLEIIEETEYLTTDLLPALTAFGKDEDAIIEDANGKIIALEPNSLIRPNLIGIYEKSWTNY; encoded by the coding sequence ATGGTATTACAACAAGAATCCGTCCGGCAAAGCCGGGCGATTTACTATGCATCCGGGATCGTTTCCATCTGCGGCATCATCTTTGAAGTATTATTCGGAGCGCTTGGTTCCTACATTTTAGGAGATGGTGTGAAGCAATACACGCTCACCATCTCTCTTTTTTTAACCGGCATGGGCATTGGCGCTTATATCAGCGAGAAAATGACGCGCCATTTGATTGCGTCGTTCATCTGGATTGAATATTCCATCGGCATCATCGGCGGTTTTTCGGCGATGCTGCTCTTTGGCGTCACCGCCTACCTGCCGCCGGGCACAGGTTCGCTGTTTTTGTACAGCGTTATCCTGATTGTCGGTTCTTTGACCGGGGTGGAACTGCCGATTTTAATCCGAAAAGCGAACGAAATCGGGGTATCCCTTCAAAAAAGCGCTGCTAAAGTGCTGTTTTCCGACTATGCCGGCGGGCTTGTCGGCGGGCTGCTCTTTTTGTTCTTGCTGCGCCCTTATTTCGGTCTGGTGAAAACGTCTTTTCTCGTCGCCCTGATCAACGTGGCTGTGGCCCTTTGGATTGTCTTCCGCTTTAAGCACGAACTCAAACGGTTCAAGCTACATGCTGCGTTCGGTGTTTTTTTCCTGGCCGTTTTGATCGTCGGCGCTTTGTTTGGTGAACAGGCCGCATTCCATTTTGAGCAGCAGCTCTACAAAGATCCGGTGATTTTTTCCGAGCAGACCTCTTACCAGAAAATTATTTTGACGAAGCAGCAAGGCGATACCCGTCTGTACCTGGACGGACAGCTGCAGTTCAGTTCGCTGGACGAGCATCGCTACCATGAAATCCTCGTCCATCCTCCGATGGCTGCAGCTGCCCGACATGACCGCGTCCTGGTTCTTGGCGGCGGCGACGGATTGGCGGTCCGCGAACTGCTGAAATATGACGATCTTGGACAAGTCGATTTAATCGACCTGGATCCGAAAATGACCGAACTTGCACAAAGCAACCATTTGCTGACGGAACTGAATGGCGGTTCCCTCTCCAACCCGAAAGTCAATGTGGTAAACGAGGATGCGTTCCGTTTCCTGGAGACCGCTGACGGCTTCTACGATGTCATCATCATCGATTTGCCTGACCCGAACAACGAATCGCTCAACAAGCTGTATACGACGGAATTTTACTCGCTTGCCCGCAATCACCTGCATCCCGACGGCGCCATGATGGTCCAGGCAACAAGCCCCGTATTTGCGCCGCAAGTGTACTGGACCATCGATAAGACGATCCAGTCAACCGGCCTCCAGACGGAAAACCTGCACGCCGACATTCCAAGTTTCGGCGGCTGGGGCTACGTGCTGGCATCACGCGCTGAAGTTCAGGCAGAAGGCCTCGAAATCATTGAAGAAACAGAGTATCTGACTACAGATTTGCTGCCGGCACTCACTGCGTTCGGGAAAGATGAAGATGCCATAATTGAAGACGCCAACGGCAAGATCATCGCCTTGGAACCCAATTCGCTGATCCGGCCGAATCTGATTGGGATTTACGAGAAGTCCTGGACGAATTATTAA
- a CDS encoding APC family permease: MVSAIKRFFIGRPLKSNMLGEQKLNKKKALAILSSDALSSVAYGPEQILIVLITVSATAFWYSIPIACAVLVLLSVLILSYRQIIFAYPHGGGAYIVSKENLGTNPGLVAGGSLLVDYILTVSVSVSAGTDALTSAFPGLHGHNVAIAVAFVVFLTLLNLRGVTESASVLAYPVYLFVLALFVLIGVGIYQILTGTVPADLHPQLGAPVAGISLFILLRAFASGSSALTGVEAISNAIPNFKDPAPVNAAKTLTAMGILLGLLFSGIVFLAYYYGISPLAEVTVVSQIAEETFGRNFLYFFVQGTTALILILAANTGYSAFPLLAVNLATDKFIPRMFTVRGDRLGYSNGILILGLASILLIVAFGGHTEQLIPLYAVGVFIPFTLSQTGMMMKWIREKPKGWELKFAINSAGALICFTVTIIFFLTKFTQVWPVLVFLPIILYVFYRIKSHYLAVAEQLRISEQPLAVAVEGNVMIIPVAGITQVVQTSIDYARSLKVDQIIAVYIAFDKEDEKKFEAKWKQWQPDVRLATLYSPYRSVIHPLMKFLDTVEHKANELHYRVTVVIPQFIPKRGWQNILHNQSGFLIRAALLLRKNLIVITVPFHLKK; this comes from the coding sequence ATGGTCTCTGCAATCAAACGCTTCTTTATTGGACGGCCGTTAAAATCCAACATGCTGGGCGAACAAAAACTCAATAAAAAGAAAGCCTTGGCAATTCTCTCTTCCGATGCACTTTCTTCTGTAGCTTATGGACCGGAGCAAATCCTGATTGTTTTAATCACTGTCAGCGCCACGGCGTTTTGGTATTCGATTCCGATTGCCTGTGCCGTGTTGGTGCTGTTGTCGGTGCTGATTTTATCGTATCGGCAAATTATTTTCGCCTACCCTCACGGCGGCGGAGCGTATATTGTGTCGAAAGAGAATTTGGGCACCAATCCCGGCCTGGTCGCCGGCGGTTCTTTGCTGGTCGATTATATATTGACCGTTTCCGTTAGCGTCTCGGCCGGAACGGATGCGCTCACTTCTGCTTTTCCAGGGTTGCATGGCCATAATGTTGCAATAGCTGTGGCGTTTGTGGTGTTTCTTACGCTCTTGAATTTAAGGGGCGTAACAGAATCAGCATCGGTTTTGGCATACCCGGTTTATTTATTTGTCCTGGCGCTTTTTGTCTTGATCGGCGTCGGCATTTATCAGATCCTGACCGGCACGGTGCCTGCTGATCTGCACCCTCAGCTTGGCGCGCCTGTCGCGGGCATCAGTTTGTTTATCCTGCTGCGCGCATTTGCCTCAGGCAGTTCCGCACTGACCGGAGTCGAAGCGATTTCCAATGCAATTCCGAACTTTAAAGATCCGGCTCCTGTCAATGCCGCCAAAACCTTGACAGCCATGGGAATTCTATTGGGGCTGCTGTTTTCAGGAATCGTTTTTCTTGCTTATTACTACGGCATTTCACCGCTTGCGGAAGTGACCGTAGTTTCCCAAATTGCCGAAGAGACATTCGGCCGCAACTTCCTGTACTTTTTCGTCCAAGGGACAACCGCCTTGATTTTGATTTTGGCAGCCAATACCGGCTATTCTGCGTTTCCCTTACTGGCGGTCAATTTGGCGACCGATAAATTCATCCCAAGGATGTTTACGGTACGCGGCGACCGGCTGGGCTACTCAAATGGGATTCTGATTCTGGGGCTGGCTTCCATCCTGCTGATTGTGGCATTCGGCGGACATACAGAACAGCTGATTCCGCTTTATGCCGTAGGGGTTTTCATCCCGTTCACATTATCCCAGACCGGAATGATGATGAAATGGATCCGCGAAAAACCGAAAGGCTGGGAACTGAAGTTTGCTATCAACTCAGCAGGGGCCTTGATCTGCTTCACCGTCACCATCATCTTTTTCCTGACGAAATTCACGCAAGTATGGCCGGTCCTTGTTTTCCTTCCGATCATCCTTTATGTTTTCTACCGGATCAAGAGCCATTACTTGGCAGTGGCGGAACAGCTGCGGATTTCAGAACAGCCCCTTGCAGTGGCAGTTGAAGGGAATGTCATGATCATTCCGGTGGCCGGCATCACTCAAGTCGTGCAGACTTCCATCGATTATGCCCGTTCATTGAAAGTGGATCAGATTATCGCTGTTTACATCGCCTTTGATAAAGAAGATGAAAAGAAATTTGAAGCCAAATGGAAACAGTGGCAGCCCGATGTCCGGCTCGCGACGCTGTATTCCCCTTACCGGAGCGTGATTCATCCGCTGATGAAGTTTCTCGATACCGTCGAGCACAAAGCCAATGAACTGCATTACCGGGTGACTGTAGTCATCCCTCAATTTATTCCTAAAAGAGGGTGGCAGAATATCCTCCATAACCAGTCGGGATTTCTCATCCGGGCCGCTTTGCTGCTCCGGAAGAACTTGATTGTCATCACAGTGCCTTTTCACTTGAAAAAATAA
- a CDS encoding DUF4178 domain-containing protein, giving the protein MGFLSRLFYGTEKDKKGPAVEKRTLRNLQVKDFVTYDLIDYEVVGKIHYNDSGYTWDAYQLASAGKNIWLSVEMDDELEVGVFEKIRIPGLEPGKKEISYDGKTYFLEEQGRAYVTSFGRSENVNGAEMAYYEYLDEAGESYLSVEVWGSEVEVSKGYEIEEYEVTILAGS; this is encoded by the coding sequence ATGGGATTTTTAAGCCGTTTATTTTACGGGACAGAAAAAGACAAAAAAGGGCCGGCCGTTGAAAAGCGGACATTGCGCAATCTGCAGGTTAAAGATTTTGTAACGTATGACCTGATCGACTACGAAGTGGTCGGAAAAATCCATTACAACGACAGCGGCTACACCTGGGACGCTTATCAATTGGCGTCTGCCGGAAAAAACATCTGGCTCAGCGTGGAAATGGATGATGAGCTCGAAGTCGGCGTGTTCGAAAAGATCCGGATTCCGGGGCTCGAACCCGGCAAAAAGGAAATCAGCTACGACGGAAAAACGTATTTTCTTGAAGAACAAGGACGCGCTTATGTTACTTCATTCGGCCGCAGTGAAAATGTAAACGGGGCAGAAATGGCCTATTACGAATACTTGGATGAAGCCGGAGAATCGTATTTATCCGTGGAAGTTTGGGGCAGCGAAGTGGAAGTCAGCAAAGGATACGAAATTGAAGAATACGAAGTCACCATTCTGGCAGGAAGCTAA
- a CDS encoding HAD family hydrolase gives MDSIIFDLDGTLWDSRETVVLAWNKAIEQNDKIDHTLTKQHLKETMGLQMHEIMQKLFPHLNAEMHNELIQSCGEIEGDFISERGGILYENLEDVLRALSEKYRLFIVSNCQEGYIEAFYDYHGLDKYFQDFENPGRTGLSKGENIKLIMERNGLKDSVYVGDTAGDRKAAKDAGIPFVFAKYGFGEVEDYDYAIDEFNELLEIF, from the coding sequence ATGGACAGCATTATTTTTGACTTGGACGGAACGCTGTGGGACTCACGGGAAACCGTCGTCTTGGCATGGAACAAAGCGATTGAGCAGAACGACAAAATAGATCATACGCTGACAAAGCAGCACTTGAAAGAAACGATGGGGCTGCAGATGCATGAAATCATGCAAAAACTGTTTCCGCATCTGAATGCCGAGATGCACAACGAACTCATTCAGTCCTGCGGTGAAATCGAAGGCGATTTTATCAGCGAACGGGGCGGCATTCTTTATGAGAACCTGGAAGATGTGCTCCGTGCCTTATCGGAGAAATACAGATTGTTCATCGTCAGCAATTGCCAGGAAGGCTATATCGAAGCCTTTTATGACTATCACGGCTTGGACAAATACTTCCAGGACTTTGAGAACCCAGGACGCACCGGGCTATCAAAAGGAGAAAACATCAAACTGATCATGGAGCGCAACGGCTTGAAAGATTCGGTGTATGTCGGAGATACGGCAGGGGACCGGAAAGCGGCCAAAGACGCGGGCATTCCTTTTGTCTTTGCGAAATATGGGTTCGGCGAAGTGGAAGACTACGACTACGCCATCGATGAATTCAATGAGCTATTGGAAATATTTTAA
- the pgeF gene encoding peptidoglycan editing factor PgeF: protein MNTTIYLDNEKFTAGMTLKDPAEFEGNNMALHVCENPAHIVENREKLAASLGLELNDFVCAHQTHSANFHRVAAADKGRGADRQETAIADTDALYTYEPDLLLASFSADCVPVMFFHETKGLIGVVHSGWQGTVKEITLKLFEHLKQEEHCSPEDFHVQLGSALSQEKFEVDEDVYLKFKNLGYAADFMYFNEASGKYHIDNQLAVKKQCELAGIPSDHIHIDRTCTLKSPDGFSYREDKKSGRHLSFIIKK from the coding sequence ATGAATACAACAATATATTTGGACAACGAAAAATTCACGGCCGGCATGACACTCAAAGACCCGGCTGAATTTGAAGGGAACAATATGGCACTCCATGTCTGCGAAAATCCGGCTCATATTGTGGAAAACCGTGAAAAATTGGCGGCATCCCTGGGCCTTGAGCTGAATGATTTTGTCTGTGCCCATCAAACGCACAGCGCAAATTTCCACCGGGTGGCTGCCGCAGACAAAGGGCGCGGCGCTGACCGGCAGGAGACCGCCATTGCAGACACGGACGCTTTGTATACGTATGAGCCCGACCTATTATTGGCGAGCTTTTCCGCTGACTGCGTACCGGTGATGTTTTTCCACGAAACAAAAGGTCTCATCGGGGTTGTCCATTCCGGCTGGCAAGGAACGGTCAAAGAAATTACATTGAAGCTGTTTGAACATTTGAAGCAGGAAGAACATTGCAGCCCGGAAGATTTTCACGTCCAGCTCGGTTCCGCCCTTAGCCAGGAAAAATTTGAAGTGGACGAAGACGTCTATTTGAAATTCAAGAACCTGGGCTATGCAGCGGACTTCATGTATTTCAACGAAGCAAGCGGCAAATACCACATTGACAACCAGCTGGCTGTCAAAAAGCAATGCGAACTCGCCGGCATCCCAAGCGATCATATTCACATCGACCGCACCTGCACGCTTAAAAGCCCCGATGGTTTTTCCTACCGGGAGGACAAGAAAAGCGGCCGGCACTTAAGCTTCATTATAAAAAAATAA
- a CDS encoding DUF4247 domain-containing protein — protein sequence MKKKKWLTGLLAAVLFLSACGSSLSQAEDYVENNYTFVNAVQSDSGSNSSAMLYRSDKDLAGTVAELSEAQEPDQVGEEIEGRQVLVYNDDFIILTEDPDNPGTTLVEVADEEFVRTHYNPGFFSGMLLGSLLSNRFGSGWNQSQATRCARGGCYSGGGGYNSIPSATTGRGSTFRGGGPGVGK from the coding sequence ATGAAAAAAAAGAAATGGCTAACGGGCCTTTTGGCTGCAGTGCTCTTCTTGTCGGCATGCGGCAGCAGCCTGTCGCAAGCAGAGGACTACGTGGAAAACAATTATACCTTTGTCAATGCGGTTCAAAGTGACAGCGGCTCAAACAGCAGCGCCATGTTGTACCGGTCCGATAAAGATTTGGCCGGGACGGTAGCAGAGTTAAGTGAAGCCCAGGAACCGGATCAAGTCGGAGAAGAAATTGAGGGTCGGCAAGTACTCGTCTATAATGATGATTTCATCATTTTGACAGAAGACCCGGACAATCCCGGCACTACGCTGGTAGAAGTGGCGGATGAGGAATTTGTCCGAACCCATTATAATCCCGGCTTTTTCTCAGGGATGTTGCTTGGGTCTCTGTTAAGCAACCGGTTCGGATCCGGCTGGAACCAGTCACAGGCAACCCGCTGTGCACGCGGTGGATGCTATTCGGGCGGAGGCGGTTATAATTCCATTCCTTCAGCCACCACTGGACGCGGTTCGACATTCCGCGGAGGCGGACCGGGTGTTGGAAAATAA
- the mnmH gene encoding tRNA 2-selenouridine(34) synthase MnmH, whose amino-acid sequence MYSNINVEQLIPVIENRSMTLIDVRSPSEYKNFSIPGSINIPFFDDAERAEVGTLYKQVSIDAAKERGLDIISAKLPEFIRAFKKIEGEKVVFCWRGGMRSKTTATLLSLMNVHVSRLEEGIRAYRKWVVAELETMQAPEKAFVLNGYTGAGKTRILKALEKEGYPVIDFEGMANHKGSIFGQIGLEPHNQKVFDSLLVHRLRALKDAPYVLFEAESHRIGKVVIPPFLCDLKNSSQQWIVDMPMEERVKEILLDYRPTEHQSECMEAFQLIKSRIHVPVAKQIEEDLETGDFASAIQLLLEHYYDSRYKHTSLQYPDSQKQFLPVGNIEESIQTVKDKLPQLSGKNKQMQPSK is encoded by the coding sequence ATGTATAGCAATATAAACGTAGAACAATTGATACCGGTCATTGAAAACCGGAGCATGACGCTTATTGATGTCCGGTCGCCATCTGAATATAAGAATTTCTCTATTCCGGGAAGCATCAATATTCCTTTTTTTGATGATGCGGAACGGGCAGAAGTAGGGACCCTGTATAAACAAGTCAGCATAGACGCGGCAAAAGAACGCGGGTTGGATATCATTTCAGCGAAGCTGCCGGAATTTATCCGTGCCTTTAAAAAAATTGAAGGAGAAAAAGTGGTATTTTGCTGGCGCGGAGGCATGCGCAGCAAGACGACCGCCACGCTCCTGAGCTTGATGAACGTCCATGTCAGCCGTCTGGAAGAAGGCATCCGTGCGTACCGGAAATGGGTTGTGGCCGAACTGGAAACAATGCAGGCGCCTGAAAAAGCGTTTGTTTTGAATGGCTATACCGGGGCAGGAAAAACCCGAATTCTGAAGGCATTGGAGAAAGAAGGCTATCCGGTGATTGATTTTGAAGGGATGGCCAACCACAAGGGATCGATTTTCGGCCAGATCGGCTTGGAACCTCATAACCAGAAAGTGTTCGATTCATTGTTGGTCCACCGATTGAGAGCGCTGAAAGATGCCCCGTACGTATTGTTCGAAGCAGAAAGCCACCGCATCGGCAAAGTAGTGATTCCACCGTTTTTATGTGATTTGAAAAACAGCAGCCAACAGTGGATCGTCGACATGCCGATGGAAGAGCGGGTCAAGGAAATCCTGTTGGATTACCGGCCCACCGAACACCAAAGCGAGTGCATGGAAGCCTTCCAATTGATCAAGTCGCGCATCCATGTGCCAGTAGCTAAACAGATTGAAGAAGATTTGGAAACTGGCGATTTCGCTTCGGCCATCCAATTGCTGCTCGAACATTATTACGATTCCCGCTACAAACATACCAGCCTTCAATATCCGGATTCGCAGAAACAATTTTTGCCGGTCGGCAATATCGAAGAATCTATCCAGACCGTGAAAGACAAGCTTCCGCAATTGAGCGGAAAAAACAAGCAAATGCAGCCAAGCAAATAA
- a CDS encoding DUF350 domain-containing protein — translation MNSFLLTFLYFLAAIAVVLVGLVIFELLTRKYKDWEEIKENNTAVALSIAGKIIGTCIILTFSILHNDTILETVVWGLFGLLLQFIAYFLFELLTPRFSVEVQLKERNTAVGIISFAVSVGLAFVIGASIT, via the coding sequence GTGAATTCATTCTTACTGACTTTTTTGTATTTCCTCGCAGCGATTGCTGTGGTTCTTGTTGGATTGGTCATTTTCGAGTTATTGACCAGAAAATACAAGGACTGGGAAGAAATCAAAGAAAACAATACGGCAGTCGCTTTGTCGATTGCTGGAAAAATTATCGGTACCTGTATCATCCTTACTTTTTCTATCCTGCACAATGACACCATTTTGGAAACCGTCGTCTGGGGGCTTTTCGGATTGCTTCTGCAATTCATCGCTTACTTCCTGTTCGAACTGCTGACTCCCCGCTTTTCAGTGGAAGTTCAGTTGAAAGAACGCAATACTGCGGTAGGCATCATTTCATTCGCCGTTTCAGTTGGATTGGCGTTCGTCATCGGCGCCTCGATTACATAA
- a CDS encoding Lrp/AsnC family transcriptional regulator: MKGGKAVESIIRKVLDPTDIEILDILQKQADLNNTEIAKRVNLSSPAVHSRIKRLESEGYISRQVAILDQEKLGFDLLCFIFISTNLHQAEELSTLEGALMKMPEVLECQCITGEYDYLLKVANRNRSDLQAFIRKLNELGVTKIQTNLALREVKYSTVLPIKASD, translated from the coding sequence ATGAAAGGAGGGAAAGCGGTGGAATCGATCATCCGCAAAGTACTTGACCCGACAGATATCGAGATTTTGGACATTTTGCAAAAACAGGCAGACTTGAACAACACGGAAATCGCGAAACGGGTGAATTTGTCGTCTCCTGCTGTCCACTCCCGGATTAAGCGGCTGGAGAGCGAAGGGTACATCAGCCGGCAAGTTGCCATACTAGACCAGGAAAAGCTCGGCTTCGATTTACTGTGTTTTATTTTCATCAGCACAAACCTCCATCAGGCGGAAGAATTGAGCACACTGGAAGGTGCCTTGATGAAAATGCCGGAAGTGCTGGAATGCCAGTGCATCACCGGAGAGTACGATTATTTGCTGAAAGTCGCAAACCGGAACCGAAGTGATTTGCAGGCGTTCATCCGGAAGTTGAATGAACTTGGCGTCACTAAGATCCAAACCAATTTGGCGCTTCGGGAAGTCAAGTACTCGACGGTCTTGCCGATAAAGGCAAGCGATTGA
- a CDS encoding class I SAM-dependent methyltransferase: MTTKEYVKNLIKDPNIASITPTSKTGVKKVCGKMDLSKKVVIIEYGPATGVFTDYLLEHITADSMVIAIEQNENFVDYLTKNTRDERLKVHHDSAENVHNIVKQYGLGKVDYVISGIPFSLMDEEVREDIVKRTSHVLKPGGKFLPYQTFFQKDEHLMVYLQDYFSEARDKYLLRNLPPMRLYEAIK, from the coding sequence ATGACTACGAAAGAATACGTGAAAAATCTGATCAAAGATCCGAACATCGCTTCGATTACACCGACCTCGAAGACAGGTGTGAAGAAAGTATGCGGGAAAATGGACCTCAGCAAGAAAGTGGTCATCATCGAATACGGACCGGCTACCGGTGTGTTCACCGATTATCTGCTCGAACACATAACGGCCGATTCCATGGTCATTGCGATTGAACAGAACGAAAACTTTGTGGATTACTTAACCAAAAATACGAGAGACGAACGCTTGAAGGTTCACCATGACAGCGCAGAAAACGTACATAATATCGTCAAGCAGTACGGGCTTGGAAAAGTGGATTATGTGATTTCAGGCATCCCATTTTCATTGATGGATGAAGAAGTTCGGGAAGACATCGTGAAAAGGACCAGCCATGTGTTAAAGCCAGGCGGAAAGTTTTTGCCATACCAGACTTTTTTCCAGAAAGACGAGCACCTGATGGTTTATTTGCAGGATTACTTTTCTGAAGCTCGTGATAAATACCTCCTGCGCAACCTCCCGCCGATGCGGCTTTATGAAGCGATTAAATAA
- a CDS encoding DMT family transporter, translating into MRYFYYLLLLLTSFLWAGNFVVGKWLVGHASPMTLTSLRWMIAVLCLIPFVWITEKKILPPRKAIMPLISMGITGVALFNILQFFALENTSATNIGLISTLNAISIAVFSAFLLKEKIRPLQAAAMGLSLFGVILVLTKGNTALLFSMQFNKGDLYMLAAVAVWGLYSVCSKWAMASTSPAMATLYSGIFGVLVLLPFNLTDFTVTDINASFVSSILYTGVISTVVCFVLWNIGVKKLGATTSGLFLNFNPVFTAVLAFFILGEQMTGAQLLGSAVVIGGCILFSYFGTVKPSATRSQDVINPLAKQV; encoded by the coding sequence ATGCGTTATTTCTATTATTTATTATTGCTGCTTACCAGCTTTTTATGGGCAGGCAATTTCGTGGTCGGCAAATGGCTGGTGGGCCATGCGTCTCCTATGACTTTGACCAGCCTTCGCTGGATGATTGCGGTCCTTTGCCTGATTCCCTTTGTCTGGATAACAGAAAAAAAGATCCTGCCGCCGCGAAAAGCGATTATGCCTCTAATTTCCATGGGAATTACAGGAGTCGCGCTGTTTAATATCCTGCAGTTTTTTGCACTGGAAAATACGTCAGCCACCAATATCGGTTTGATTTCCACGTTAAATGCGATTTCCATTGCTGTTTTTTCAGCTTTTTTGCTGAAAGAAAAAATCCGGCCGCTCCAAGCTGCCGCGATGGGATTATCGCTGTTCGGCGTCATTTTGGTTCTGACAAAAGGAAACACGGCGCTGCTTTTTTCGATGCAGTTCAACAAAGGCGATTTGTATATGCTAGCAGCCGTTGCAGTTTGGGGCCTTTACTCGGTCTGCAGCAAATGGGCGATGGCTTCTACTTCTCCGGCAATGGCCACTTTGTATTCGGGCATTTTCGGCGTCCTGGTCCTGCTGCCGTTTAATTTAACGGACTTTACGGTAACGGATATCAATGCTTCTTTTGTCTCCTCAATTTTGTACACCGGCGTCATTTCGACCGTTGTCTGTTTTGTGCTATGGAACATCGGCGTCAAAAAATTGGGCGCGACCACGTCCGGTTTGTTCCTGAACTTCAATCCGGTCTTCACCGCCGTTTTGGCGTTTTTCATTCTTGGCGAACAAATGACAGGAGCCCAGTTGCTGGGCAGCGCCGTGGTGATTGGCGGATGTATCCTCTTCAGCTATTTCGGCACAGTGAAACCGTCCGCCACACGTTCTCAAGACGTAATAAACCCTCTGGCAAAACAGGTGTAG